A window of Ignavibacteriales bacterium contains these coding sequences:
- the bamD gene encoding outer membrane protein assembly factor BamD: MKMILSLLVLFSASILLGQNIELAKSYHTHKLIQKAKEEFILVLHTSKTPDSKAETLYWLGNISFEESSYSTAFEDWKKLVSDYPTSKYAIEIKGRLEQLKDVMQQVSEENITSSIARSYLRNSDFWSKAESKILIDGSWLPSVELAVDWYDRVIKEFPGTNAAEEAYKQKLFTLFGWEKTRQSGEDYGLKKDFEKYMPQILQTFQEYETNFPESYMLQGFRYQIAQGYWQEKDWNKTKEWLQKVIDSSKGLTTFYSETAKARLKKVEY, from the coding sequence ATGAAAATGATTTTATCGCTTTTAGTTTTATTTTCTGCTTCCATTCTTTTGGGTCAGAATATTGAATTAGCAAAAAGTTATCACACTCATAAACTAATTCAGAAAGCAAAAGAAGAGTTTATTCTTGTATTACATACTTCCAAAACTCCTGATTCCAAAGCCGAGACATTATATTGGCTAGGAAATATTTCATTTGAAGAAAGTAGTTATTCTACTGCTTTTGAAGATTGGAAAAAACTAGTTTCGGATTACCCGACTTCAAAATACGCTATTGAGATTAAAGGAAGGTTAGAACAATTAAAAGATGTTATGCAACAAGTTTCAGAAGAAAATATTACATCTTCAATTGCTCGCTCATATTTGCGTAATAGTGATTTTTGGTCAAAAGCAGAGAGCAAAATTTTAATTGATGGATCCTGGCTACCAAGTGTGGAATTAGCTGTTGATTGGTATGATAGAGTCATAAAAGAATTTCCCGGAACGAATGCTGCTGAAGAAGCATACAAACAAAAACTATTTACTCTTTTTGGCTGGGAAAAAACTAGACAATCTGGGGAAGACTATGGCTTAAAAAAGGATTTCGAGAAATATATGCCACAGATATTACAAACTTTTCAAGAATATGAAACTAATTTTCCTGAATCATATATGTTGCAAGGATTTCGTTATCAAATAGCACAAGGATATTGGCAAGAAAAAGATTGGAATAAAACAAAAGAATGGTTGCAGAAAGTAATCGATTCCTCTAAAGGATTAACAACGTTTTATTCAGAAACGGCAAAAGCGAGATTGAAGAAAGTCGAATATTAG
- a CDS encoding sulfide/dihydroorotate dehydrogenase-like FAD/NAD-binding protein, protein MSKILFKKQLSKDVYMMRLDAPLIAEERSAGQFIILQLDDDYGERIPLTIADADTKEGSITIIFQVVGKSTLQLSEKSVGDVIPTLVGPLGKPTHIDNFGTVVCVGGGIGVAPLHPIAQALKKAGNHVITIIGARTKDLIILEEEMKNIADEFILCTDDGSYGRKALVTVPLKEICERSPKPNMVIAIGPPIMMKFCSETTRPYEVFTQVSLNTIMVDGTGMCGGCRVNVGKEIKFVCVDGPEFDGHKVDFDNMMARLNSYKELEREAHSCFLEQEIKDKEALR, encoded by the coding sequence ATGAGTAAAATACTTTTCAAGAAACAGCTCTCCAAAGATGTTTATATGATGCGTCTTGATGCACCGCTTATTGCGGAAGAAAGATCAGCCGGACAATTTATTATTCTTCAGCTCGATGACGATTACGGTGAAAGAATTCCGTTAACAATTGCTGATGCAGATACTAAGGAAGGTTCGATAACAATTATTTTTCAAGTCGTTGGTAAAAGTACACTTCAGCTTTCAGAAAAAAGTGTTGGCGATGTTATTCCTACTTTAGTCGGTCCTCTTGGTAAACCTACTCACATAGACAATTTTGGAACGGTAGTTTGTGTCGGAGGCGGAATTGGAGTTGCACCGCTTCACCCGATCGCACAAGCATTAAAGAAAGCCGGCAATCATGTAATTACAATAATCGGCGCCCGCACAAAAGATCTTATCATTCTTGAAGAAGAAATGAAAAATATTGCTGATGAATTTATTCTCTGCACCGATGACGGAAGTTACGGGCGTAAAGCATTGGTAACCGTACCGTTAAAAGAAATTTGCGAACGTTCTCCAAAACCAAATATGGTAATTGCAATCGGTCCGCCGATAATGATGAAGTTCTGTTCCGAAACTACAAGACCTTATGAAGTCTTCACACAAGTTTCGCTAAATACAATTATGGTTGACGGAACGGGAATGTGCGGCGGCTGCAGAGTGAATGTAGGCAAAGAAATAAAGTTCGTTTGTGTTGATGGTCCGGAATTCGACGGGCACAAAGTTGATTTCGATAATATGATGGCAAGATTAAATTCTTATAAAGAATTAGAACGTGAAGCGCACAGTTGTTTTCTCGAACAAGAAATTAAAGATAAGGAGGCGCTTAGATGA
- a CDS encoding DUF190 domain-containing protein yields the protein MKIEGEAKLLRIFIGEADKISHSPVYEKIVTEARKNNLAGATVYKGIMGYGGNSRIHSAKILRLSEDLPLVVEIVDEEKKIEEFIPIVNKIFEDANCGGLITIERAEIIKYTSTKK from the coding sequence ATGAAAATTGAAGGCGAAGCAAAATTATTAAGAATATTTATTGGTGAAGCTGATAAAATTTCTCACTCACCCGTTTATGAAAAAATTGTTACCGAAGCCAGAAAAAATAATCTTGCCGGTGCAACCGTCTATAAAGGAATTATGGGATATGGCGGTAACAGCAGAATTCACAGCGCAAAAATTTTAAGACTTTCGGAAGATTTGCCGCTTGTTGTTGAAATTGTTGATGAAGAAAAAAAGATCGAGGAATTTATTCCCATAGTTAATAAGATTTTTGAAGATGCAAATTGCGGCGGACTCATTACAATTGAGAGAGCTGAAATAATAAAATATACTTCTACTAAAAAATGA
- the crcB gene encoding fluoride efflux transporter CrcB encodes MNYLVVFIGAGLGGVFRYILSYFIQKQFPPYFPYGTLAVNLLGSFILGLMIFGLDEKDLINPTLKLFIGIGFCGGFTTFSSFSLETFNLLKDAEFLFAGLNIFASVLLTVFGIYLAYIITR; translated from the coding sequence GTGAATTATTTAGTGGTTTTCATTGGCGCAGGTCTTGGCGGAGTTTTTAGATATATATTATCATATTTTATCCAAAAGCAGTTTCCTCCTTATTTTCCTTATGGTACGCTCGCAGTTAATCTTCTTGGCAGTTTTATACTGGGTTTAATGATCTTTGGTTTAGATGAAAAAGACTTGATCAATCCTACATTAAAATTGTTTATCGGAATCGGGTTCTGCGGTGGCTTCACCACATTTTCTTCATTCTCTTTGGAAACATTTAATTTATTAAAGGATGCAGAATTTCTTTTTGCCGGTTTGAATATTTTTGCAAGTGTATTATTAACGGTTTTTGGTATTTATCTCGCTTATATTATTACGAGGTGA
- a CDS encoding DUF4097 family beta strand repeat-containing protein has protein sequence MYQTIEQLLFKRFLLVFVLMILGASLSSAEELKLLREKSFSAKDWDNVYVNASGADVKIESWDKQETYVKIFGNRRAEEKLEIRIEQDDNTVRVIAKKKGSFFNWFGSNISVRIEVKVPKNQNAHIETSGGDINVENVSGVFKLDTSGGDITLNNTSGKLKVETSGGDINLSTHKGEMFLSTSGGDIVCKGTNGDLKAETSGGDIKLNTADGKISAETSGGDIIIDYNGINKGISAETSGGSVRVKLPSDFKAKVHLETSGGEITNNFKNVKTMRVTRSEMDAEFNGGGEMLKLETTGGDVVVDQK, from the coding sequence ATGTACCAAACGATAGAACAATTATTATTCAAAAGATTCTTGTTGGTGTTTGTATTAATGATTTTGGGCGCATCATTATCATCAGCAGAAGAATTAAAACTTTTACGGGAGAAATCTTTTTCTGCTAAAGACTGGGATAATGTTTATGTAAACGCAAGCGGCGCTGATGTAAAAATTGAAAGTTGGGATAAACAGGAAACCTATGTAAAAATATTCGGTAACAGACGTGCAGAAGAAAAATTAGAGATCCGTATTGAACAGGATGATAATACAGTAAGAGTAATTGCGAAAAAGAAAGGTTCTTTCTTTAATTGGTTCGGAAGTAACATTAGTGTAAGAATCGAAGTTAAAGTTCCTAAAAATCAGAATGCTCATATTGAAACTTCCGGCGGAGATATTAATGTTGAAAATGTGTCCGGAGTTTTTAAGCTTGATACTTCAGGCGGAGACATCACTCTGAATAATACTAGCGGGAAATTAAAAGTGGAAACTTCCGGCGGTGATATTAATCTCTCTACTCATAAAGGTGAAATGTTTTTATCTACATCAGGCGGCGATATTGTTTGCAAAGGAACGAATGGTGACTTAAAAGCAGAAACATCCGGCGGAGATATCAAACTTAATACAGCAGACGGAAAAATAAGTGCAGAGACTTCCGGTGGCGATATCATTATAGATTATAACGGTATCAATAAAGGTATTTCTGCAGAAACATCAGGCGGAAGTGTTCGCGTAAAATTACCTTCAGATTTTAAAGCTAAAGTACATCTTGAAACATCCGGCGGAGAGATTACAAATAATTTTAAAAATGTAAAGACTATGCGCGTAACACGAAGTGAAATGGATGCCGAATTTAACGGCGGCGGAGAAATGCTAAAACTTGAAACTACCGGCGGTGATGTAGTTGTTGATCAGAAATAA